From the Streptomyces nigrescens genome, one window contains:
- a CDS encoding APC family permease yields MSKLTDVPKRILIGRALRSDKLGETLLPKRIALPVFASDPLSSVAYAPGEVLLVLSVAGVSAYSFSPWIAVAVVVLMFTVVASYRQNVHAYPSGGGDYEVANTNLGPKAGLTVASALLVDYVLTVAVSISSGVENLGSAIPFVVEHKTLCAIGIIVLLTLMNLRGVKESGKLFAIPTYVFVAGVFIMIIWGVIRGAVMGDTMKAPTADYTIHAEQGGLAGFALIFLMLRAFSSGCAALTGVEAISNGVPAFRKPKSKNAATTLALMGGLAVTMFCGIIGLAMATNVRMAETPAKDLLDHGKPVGADYTQNPVISQVAEAVFGKGSLLFVVLAAATALVLFLAANTAYNGFPLLGSILAQDRYLPRQLHTRGDRLAFSNGIVLLAGAAAILVYLYGADSTRLIQLYIVGVFVSFTLSQIGMVRHWNRHLITEKDPAKRRRMHRSRAINAFGAFFTGLVLVVVLLTKFTHGAWVALLGMVIFFVTMSAIRRHYDRVADEIAAEDTPDDDVVRPSRVHSLVLVSKVHKPTLRALNYAKLMRSDTLEAVSVDVDQADTKALREEWERRGIEVPLKVLASPYREITRPIIDYVKSLRRQSPRAAVSVYIPEYVVGHWYEHLLHNQSALRLKGRLLFTPGVMVTSVPWQLDSSEAAKKRARKRAEWNAPGAVRRGPVAQPKKEKAATMK; encoded by the coding sequence GTGTCCAAACTGACCGACGTGCCCAAACGGATCTTGATCGGGCGCGCACTGCGCAGCGACAAGCTCGGGGAAACCCTGCTTCCCAAGCGCATCGCACTCCCCGTCTTCGCCTCCGACCCGCTGTCCTCCGTGGCCTATGCGCCGGGCGAGGTGCTGCTCGTCCTGTCCGTCGCGGGTGTGTCTGCGTACAGCTTCAGCCCCTGGATCGCGGTCGCGGTCGTGGTGCTGATGTTCACCGTCGTCGCGTCGTACCGGCAGAACGTGCACGCCTACCCGAGCGGCGGCGGCGACTACGAGGTGGCCAACACCAACCTCGGTCCCAAGGCCGGTCTCACCGTCGCCAGCGCCCTGCTCGTCGACTATGTGCTGACCGTCGCGGTCTCCATCTCCTCCGGAGTGGAGAACCTGGGCTCCGCGATCCCGTTCGTCGTCGAGCACAAGACCCTGTGCGCGATCGGCATCATCGTGCTGCTGACGCTGATGAACCTGCGTGGCGTCAAGGAATCGGGCAAGCTCTTCGCGATCCCGACCTATGTCTTCGTGGCCGGCGTCTTCATCATGATCATCTGGGGTGTGATCCGCGGCGCCGTCATGGGCGACACCATGAAGGCCCCCACCGCCGACTACACCATCCACGCCGAACAGGGCGGCCTGGCCGGCTTCGCGCTGATCTTCCTGATGCTGCGCGCCTTCTCCTCCGGCTGTGCCGCGCTCACCGGCGTCGAGGCGATCTCCAACGGTGTGCCGGCCTTCCGCAAGCCGAAGTCCAAGAACGCCGCGACCACCCTGGCCCTCATGGGCGGGCTGGCCGTCACCATGTTCTGCGGCATCATCGGCCTGGCGATGGCCACCAACGTCAGGATGGCCGAGACCCCCGCCAAGGACCTGCTCGACCACGGCAAGCCGGTCGGCGCCGATTACACCCAGAACCCGGTCATCTCGCAGGTGGCCGAGGCGGTCTTCGGCAAGGGCAGCCTGCTGTTCGTCGTGCTCGCCGCCGCCACCGCGCTGGTGCTGTTCCTGGCCGCCAACACCGCCTACAACGGCTTCCCGCTGCTCGGCTCGATCCTCGCCCAGGACCGCTATCTGCCGCGCCAGCTGCACACCCGCGGTGACCGCCTGGCGTTCTCCAACGGCATCGTCCTGCTGGCCGGCGCCGCCGCGATCCTGGTCTACCTCTACGGCGCGGACTCCACCCGCCTCATCCAGCTCTACATCGTCGGCGTCTTCGTCTCCTTCACACTCAGCCAGATCGGCATGGTCCGTCACTGGAACCGCCATCTGATCACCGAGAAGGACCCCGCCAAGCGCCGCCGTATGCACCGCTCGCGCGCCATCAACGCCTTCGGCGCCTTCTTCACCGGCCTGGTCCTCGTGGTCGTCCTCCTGACGAAGTTCACCCACGGTGCCTGGGTGGCCCTGCTCGGCATGGTCATCTTCTTCGTGACGATGTCAGCGATCCGCCGCCACTACGACCGGGTCGCCGACGAGATCGCCGCCGAGGACACCCCCGACGACGATGTGGTCCGCCCCTCCCGGGTGCACTCCCTCGTCCTGGTCTCCAAGGTGCACAAGCCCACCCTGCGCGCCCTGAACTACGCCAAGCTGATGCGCTCCGACACCCTCGAAGCGGTCAGCGTGGACGTCGACCAGGCCGACACCAAGGCCCTGCGGGAGGAGTGGGAGCGCCGCGGCATCGAGGTGCCGCTGAAGGTCCTGGCCTCCCCGTACCGCGAGATCACCCGGCCGATCATCGACTATGTGAAGTCGCTGCGCCGGCAGAGCCCGCGCGCCGCCGTCTCCGTCTACATCCCGGAGTACGTCGTCGGCCACTGGTACGAACACCTCCTCCACAACCAGTCCGCACTCCGCCTCAAGGGACGCCTCCTCTTCACCCCCGGCGTCATGGTCACCTCCGTGCCCTGGCAGCTGGACTCCTCCGAGGCCGCCAAGAAGCGCGCCCGCAAGCGCGCCGAGTGGAACGCTCCGGGCGCGGTCCGCCGCGGCCCGGTCGCCCAGCCGAAGAAGGAGAAGGCAGCCACCATGAAGTAG
- a CDS encoding potassium channel protein — MVVCGDDALAHRLAAELRDVYGERVTLVVPSAREPHRPRIPPPARALGRAGALLGRMSAAMVRPSSPGSEAPGDGGEPPEETVRILEAAQPDDAALSEAGIAGAGALALVYDDDELNIHAALRARRLNPRLRLVIRLYNRKLGQHLEELLDQAAAVAALDLEEGGDAEGVDASTTVLSDADTVAPALAGAAVAGTSKVIEADGLLLRAAERTPVPPGRPGAPGLCTLALLSASANDPADAPGSAAGDEGPVLLPDDAAAAAAVGCGTVVLETVSYTGRPVRRRWLRGRGAPLASLFSRRLRWSLGGVVGAVLALAVASSLTLGEDPVHAVYLSLLDLFAINEPAINDPAPRKVLQLLSGLTGLLLLPVLVAAAFEGLGTFRSASALRRPPRGLSGHVVLLGLGKVGTRVLARLHEMGIPVVCIEGDPEARGVALARRLRVPTVLGDVTQEGVLEAAMIDRAATLLALTSEDTTNLEAALYARSVSPRLRVTLRLFDDRFATAVYRTLRAAHPGALTRSRSVTYLAAPAFAGAMMGRQILGAIPVERRVLLIARVEARGHAALEGRTVAEVLRPGRLRVLAVDTSAPDDPEPDVAGAAATPSPAEERTPARLVHELGDDYVLRPQDRVLLVATRQGLGDLHVRNPPAAAARPSGVRQG, encoded by the coding sequence ATGGTGGTCTGCGGCGACGATGCGCTGGCCCATCGTCTGGCCGCCGAACTCCGGGACGTCTACGGCGAACGGGTGACGCTCGTCGTCCCCTCCGCCCGGGAGCCGCACCGCCCCCGCATTCCGCCCCCGGCCCGCGCGCTCGGCCGGGCCGGCGCGCTGCTGGGCCGGATGTCGGCGGCGATGGTGCGTCCGTCGTCACCGGGGTCCGAGGCGCCCGGGGACGGTGGGGAGCCACCGGAGGAGACCGTACGGATCCTGGAGGCGGCGCAGCCGGACGACGCGGCGCTGAGCGAGGCCGGTATCGCCGGGGCGGGCGCGCTGGCACTGGTCTACGACGACGATGAGCTCAACATCCATGCCGCGCTGCGCGCCCGCCGTCTCAACCCCCGGCTGCGGCTGGTCATCCGGCTCTACAACCGCAAACTCGGCCAGCATCTGGAGGAGTTGCTCGACCAGGCGGCGGCGGTCGCCGCGCTGGACTTAGAAGAGGGCGGGGACGCGGAGGGCGTCGACGCCTCCACGACCGTGCTGTCCGACGCCGACACCGTGGCCCCCGCGCTGGCGGGCGCCGCGGTCGCCGGTACCAGCAAGGTCATCGAGGCGGACGGGCTGTTGCTGCGGGCCGCGGAGCGTACGCCGGTGCCGCCCGGCCGGCCCGGCGCCCCCGGGTTGTGCACCCTGGCGCTGCTCTCCGCGTCCGCCAACGACCCGGCGGACGCGCCCGGTTCGGCGGCCGGTGACGAGGGGCCCGTCCTCCTGCCGGACGATGCGGCGGCCGCGGCCGCCGTCGGCTGCGGCACCGTCGTCCTGGAGACCGTCTCCTATACGGGCCGCCCGGTACGCCGCCGATGGCTCCGGGGCCGGGGCGCCCCGCTCGCGTCCCTCTTCTCCCGGCGGCTGCGCTGGTCCCTGGGCGGGGTCGTCGGTGCGGTGCTGGCGCTGGCCGTCGCGTCCTCCCTGACCCTGGGCGAGGACCCGGTGCACGCCGTCTACCTCTCGCTGCTGGACCTCTTCGCGATCAACGAGCCGGCGATCAACGATCCGGCGCCCCGCAAGGTGCTGCAGCTGCTGTCCGGGCTGACCGGGCTGTTGCTGCTGCCGGTGCTGGTCGCGGCGGCGTTCGAGGGGCTCGGCACCTTCCGCAGCGCCTCGGCGCTGCGCCGTCCGCCGCGCGGGCTGTCGGGCCATGTGGTGCTGCTGGGCCTCGGCAAGGTCGGCACCCGGGTACTGGCGCGGCTGCACGAGATGGGCATCCCCGTGGTGTGCATCGAGGGGGACCCGGAGGCACGGGGCGTTGCCCTGGCCCGCCGGCTGCGGGTGCCGACCGTCCTGGGGGACGTCACACAGGAAGGCGTCCTGGAAGCCGCGATGATCGACCGGGCGGCCACTCTGCTCGCCCTGACCAGCGAGGACACCACGAATCTGGAGGCCGCCCTCTACGCCCGCTCGGTCAGTCCCCGCCTACGGGTGACACTGCGGCTGTTCGACGACCGGTTCGCCACCGCCGTCTACCGCACCCTGCGCGCCGCGCACCCAGGGGCGCTGACCCGCAGCCGGAGCGTCACCTACCTGGCCGCACCCGCCTTCGCCGGCGCGATGATGGGGCGCCAGATCCTCGGGGCCATTCCGGTCGAGCGCCGGGTCCTGCTGATCGCCCGGGTGGAGGCACGGGGCCATGCCGCGCTGGAGGGCCGTACGGTCGCCGAGGTGCTGCGGCCGGGCCGGCTACGGGTGCTGGCGGTCGACACCTCCGCACCCGACGACCCGGAGCCGGACGTCGCGGGCGCCGCCGCCACGCCCTCGCCGGCCGAGGAGCGCACCCCGGCGCGGCTGGTGCACGAGCTCGGCGACGACTATGTCCTGCGGCCGCAGGACCGGGTGCTGCTGGTCGCCACCCGGCAGGGACTGGGCGATCTGCACGTCCGTAACCCGCCGGCGGCCGCGGCCCGGCCGAGCGGCGTCCGGCAGGGGTGA
- a CDS encoding potassium channel family protein: protein MHIVIMGCGRVGSALAQTLESQGHTIAVVDQDPTAFRRLGSSFGGRRVTGVGFDQDTLREAGIEEAGAFAAVSSGDNSNIIAARVAREMFGVENVAARIYDPRRAEVYQRLGIPTVATVRWTADQMLRRLLPSGAEPLWRDPSGGVQLAEVHTAASWVGHKISTLQEETGVRVAFLTRLGEAMLPTSQTVLQEGDLVHVMMRTDEVEKVEAAFATGPEGAHA from the coding sequence ATGCACATCGTCATCATGGGGTGCGGGCGGGTGGGATCCGCGCTCGCGCAGACCCTGGAGAGCCAGGGTCACACCATCGCGGTGGTCGACCAGGACCCGACCGCGTTCCGCCGCCTGGGCTCGTCCTTCGGCGGCCGCCGGGTGACCGGCGTCGGCTTCGACCAGGACACCCTGCGCGAGGCCGGTATCGAGGAGGCGGGTGCCTTCGCGGCCGTCTCCAGTGGTGACAACTCGAACATCATCGCCGCCCGGGTGGCCCGCGAGATGTTCGGTGTCGAGAATGTCGCGGCCCGTATTTACGACCCTCGCCGCGCCGAGGTCTACCAGCGCCTGGGCATCCCCACCGTCGCCACCGTCCGCTGGACGGCCGACCAGATGCTGCGCCGGCTGCTGCCGTCGGGCGCCGAGCCGCTGTGGCGCGACCCGAGCGGCGGCGTCCAGCTCGCCGAGGTGCACACCGCCGCCTCCTGGGTGGGGCACAAGATCAGCACCCTGCAGGAGGAGACCGGCGTCCGCGTCGCCTTCCTCACCCGACTGGGCGAGGCGATGCTGCCGACCTCACAGACGGTGCTGCAGGAAGGCGACCTGGTGCACGTGATGATGCGCACCGACGAGGTCGAGAAGGTCGAAGCGGCATTCGCCACGGGTCCTGAGGGGGCGCACGCATGA
- a CDS encoding potassium channel family protein — MRVAIAGAGAVGRSIAGELLENGHEILLIDKAPTAISVERVPLAEWLLADACEITSLDEAALQRCNVVIAATGDDKVNLVVSLLAKTEYGVPRVVARVNNPKNEWLFNESWGVDVAVSTPRLMSALVEEAVSVGDLVRLLRFSHGDANLVELTLPPEAALAGTRVGDVEWPEDTSLVTIIRGTRVLTPNKEDALEAGDELLFVAAQSREEQLEDLLSMRREDA, encoded by the coding sequence ATGAGGGTCGCAATCGCGGGCGCCGGCGCGGTGGGCCGTTCCATCGCCGGGGAGCTCCTGGAAAACGGGCACGAGATCCTGCTCATCGACAAGGCGCCGACCGCCATCTCGGTCGAGCGGGTGCCACTGGCGGAGTGGCTGCTGGCCGACGCCTGTGAGATCACCTCGCTCGACGAGGCGGCGCTGCAGCGCTGCAACGTCGTCATCGCGGCGACCGGCGACGACAAGGTCAACCTCGTCGTCTCGCTGCTCGCCAAGACCGAGTACGGCGTGCCGCGGGTGGTCGCTCGGGTCAACAACCCCAAGAACGAGTGGCTGTTCAACGAGTCCTGGGGCGTCGATGTCGCGGTCTCCACACCGCGTCTGATGTCGGCCCTGGTCGAGGAGGCGGTGAGCGTCGGCGATCTCGTACGGCTGCTGCGCTTCAGCCACGGTGACGCCAACCTCGTCGAGCTGACGCTGCCCCCGGAGGCCGCGCTGGCCGGTACCCGGGTCGGCGATGTCGAGTGGCCCGAGGACACCTCCCTGGTCACGATCATCCGCGGTACGCGGGTGCTCACGCCCAACAAGGAGGACGCGCTGGAGGCCGGCGACGAGCTGCTGTTCGTGGCGGCGCAGTCGCGCGAGGAGCAGCTGGAGGATCTGCTGTCGATGCGGCGCGAGGACGCGTAG